The nucleotide sequence TGCCGATTACGTCGCACCTGCAGAACATAAGTCAATTATGCGACATCCAGATGCACTTTGAATAGGGTTGCGACGTATCTTTCGACGCCATCCTGGAGGCTCCCTGAACCGTCGCGCCGACGCGGTTCGCGATTGTGTCGCAGCTTCTGACGGCGCCATCTTGCTAGCTGAGATACCCGCGGAACTGTCGATGGCACGAGTGGTGCTTTTCAACGTCCGCGACTCCTCGGCTAACTCCGAGGCCAGTGCCAAACCACTCGAGGTTTACGCCCATTAACGCCCACCAATCGAAAAGACGGTCGCCGACGCCGCCGACCGCGAGCATCGCGGCGCGACGCGAACACGGCCAGACCATCCTGATGTTCGCCATATTGCTGCCGATCCTGCTCGGCGTGCTGGCCTTCGGCGTCGATCTCTCGGTGTTCTACTTCACCTGGTCAAGAATGCAGTCCGCCGCTGACGCCGCGGTGCTCGCCGCGGCCTCTGCGCTGCCGGCTGACGCCGCAAAGGCCAAAACCGTCGCCACGAGTTACGCCGTCACCAACGGAGCGCTCGTGAGCGAAATCGCAACCCCGGTCGTCGCCGCCGACGGCCTCTGGGTATCGATCACTTTGACGCGGCAGGCGCCGTTATATCTGGCTCGGGTGCTCGGGCTGAATACCGCGCCGATTACCGTCAGCGCCAAGGCCGCGCTGCAGAATACCGGCTCGGCGACGGGTGCTTTGCCGCTCGGCTTATCCAGCCAGACCACCTACGCACTCGGACAAACCATCGCAATTCACAAGTCCAATGATGTCGGTCCCGG is from Candidatus Binatus sp. and encodes:
- a CDS encoding pilus assembly protein TadG-related protein; translation: MPNHSRFTPINAHQSKRRSPTPPTASIAARREHGQTILMFAILLPILLGVLAFGVDLSVFYFTWSRMQSAADAAVLAAASALPADAAKAKTVATSYAVTNGALVSEIATPVVAADGLWVSITLTRQAPLYLARVLGLNTAPITVSAKAALQNTGSATGALPLGLSSQTTYALGQTIAIHKSNDVGPGNWDSLALGCTGASCLANNLANGYSGTLTVGQVVSSEPGGAVGPYNSAINARIAAGASSDPGGTWSSHTLDDQRLAIVPVMDWTGCEGRCPLTVQGFAAVWLVSPTSLIFIGSVVPGSTPSTTAAAYGSYRAVLVQ